One region of Nothobranchius furzeri strain GRZ-AD chromosome 16, NfurGRZ-RIMD1, whole genome shotgun sequence genomic DNA includes:
- the ascc1 gene encoding activating signal cointegrator 1 complex subunit 1, with amino-acid sequence MDVLRPPLININGRIYRRNIIAQQQHSEEEGDISYMGPPESEELAEGETCDSHFIEQTDKGFRCAIDVPSVLYKYIIGKKGETRKRLEFDTKTSINIPKQGLEGQIVITGSQKSAVSSAITRVEILVGSFRKKQPFTHFLSFPLNDAKVQEGFLKFKNEVLKQCSQDHGVGESIFQSPAKLHLTLGTLTLLNDAEVRKACEHLQECQHFIRDITGGKPLSLEVMGIEYMNDDPAMVDVLYAKVNEKDGSDHLQLIADRLVEYFVSAGLMVREWDRVKLHCTVMNTLFRKDSTAEEVGGARRQTTSEREAFDGRNILKKFDSYCFGEFELNTVQLSQRYSTDCTGYYTSAGSISFS; translated from the exons ATGGATGTTCTTCGTCCACCCCTTATCAATATAAACGGACGAATATATCGAAGGAACATTATAGCTCAGCAACAACATTCTGAAGAAGAAGGTGATATTTCGTACATGGGACCACCAG AGAGTGAAGAGCTAGCAGAGGGTGAAACCTGTGATAGCCACTTTATAGAACAGACGGATAAGGGGTTCCGCTGTGCCATTGATGTCCCAAGTGTCCTGTATAA aTACATCATTGGAAAAAAAGGAGAAACACGTAAGCGGCTGGAGTTTGACACAAAGACATCCATCAACATCCCAAAACAAGGATTGGAAGGACAAATAG TTATCACAGGTTCCCAAAAATCTGCTGTTTCTTCTGCGATCACTCGAGTGGAGATCCTTGTGGGGAGTTTCAGGAAAAAACAGCCTTTCACTCACTTCCTGTCGTTCCCTCTGAACGATGCCAAAGTCCAGGAAGGCTTCCTGAAATTCAAAAATGAGGTGCTGAAGCAGTGTTCACAG GATCACGGGGTAGGGGAAAGCATCTTTCAGAGTCCTGCAAAGCTTCATCTGACTCTTGGCACCCTAACTTTGTTAAACGATGCAGAAGTGAGAAAAGCTTGTGAACACCTGCAAGAATGCCAACATTTTATCAG GGACATCACAGGAGGAAAGCCTCTGTCGTTGGAGGTGATGGGTATAGAGTACATGAATGATGACCCGGCCATGGTGGACGTCCTGTATGCAAAGGTTAATGAGAAAGATGGATCTGACCA CTTGCAGCTGATTGCAGACAGGCTGGTGGAATACTTTGTCTCTGCAGGACTGATGGTCAGAGAATGGGACCGAGTCAAGCTGCATTGCACTGTGATGAACACTCTGTTCAGAAAGGACTCCACAG CTGAAGAAGTGGGCGGAGCAAGAAGGCAAACCACAAGTGAACGAGAAGCTTTTGATGGCCGAAATATTTTGAAG AAATTTGACTCGTATTGTTTTGGTGAATTTGAGCTGAACACGGTCCAGCTGTCTCAGAGATATTCAACCGACTGCACAGGATACTACACATCTGCTGGCAGCATCAGCTTTTCCTGA